The Mucilaginibacter sp. PAMB04168 genome contains the following window.
GCAATATAGTTTGCAGGATATTGTTACCAGCGGCTAGCAGCTTCTCTTTAAATTCGGTCGTTAAAAAGATAGGCGTTTCTGCCACGCGGAATGCCACATCAGCAGGCAGGTCTTTATTGAGCAGCTGTAAAAACTGCTGATATTTTTCGGTGCTGAAGTTAGCGTTGAATTTGCTGCGGGCGGATTTTTCCATAGAGATGTTTTTTAAAAGTAGTTCGACGACTTAGCACTTAAAGTTTTCAAGCAAGTTCAGACTTACATTTGTGAATCATACTCCTTATCCGCCTATGCTTCCTGCAAACTCAGTATGGCCTCATGTAAAAAGTTAGGTATAATGGTATTTTGCGTGTGCATGATCTTGTCCGGGTCTTCCAGGCGTTCAATCATCTCATGATACTTGGTTTCGCCGTGTTCATCTATTACCTCTTTCTTTTTCTCGTCGGTAATTAAATACTCTTTCATGCCTATGGCATCAGCCTCGGGGTGAAATTGCGTGCCTACAAAGTATTCGTTGAAACGTATAGCCATCATAGCACGCGGATATTCTACATAAGGCCGTTCTTTTTCAATAGCAATGAGCGTTGCTCCAGTCTCTTTAAAACGGTTTTCATCAGGGTTAATTACCTGCCATGAGCGGGAATCAACTGCATAGAATGGGTCGCTCAGGTCTTCGAAAATAGCTTCGCTATGTCCGCTGGGTGTTAAATGCACTGGTAATGCGCCAAATGATGGTGAATGGCGCAAATTCACCTCGCCCAGTTGCCAGCGGCGGCACATTAACTGGAACGAGTGACAAACGAAAAGCACATGCTTTTTGGCTCCATCGGTAGTTTGATTGTGCTTGTCAATAGCATCAATCAATTTAAAATAGTTGTTTTCCCAGTCAGACCCTTCGCTATCAATAGGGCTACCCGGACCGCCGCTTGATATATAGATATCAAACTCGGTACCAGGTACCTCATTAGCTCCGCGGACGTCAAATACCTGGTAGCTCAGGTTTAACTGACCGTCGGTCTTATACCGTACTAATATATCCTGAAAACAGCGCATGCCCTGGTTAGGGTGACCTGCATATAAATCGAGTATAGCTACTTTTATGGATGTTGTATCTGTCATCACGTTGCTCAAATCCCTTTTAATGTTTGCGAGGTAATATAATCTACCACGTCTACAAAGTTACCTTTTTGCTGATAAACAGCCAACTGGCGGTCGGCTCCGGTACCGTGTTCCAGTATCTGGTGTATGTATTGCAAATCATCGCGGCATCCTAAATCATCCACTACATCATCCACAAAATCTAACAGTTCCAGTATCAGTGCACGGGTGTTTACTTCTTGTTGCTTGCCAAAATCTATCAGTTTGCCATCAATGCCATAACGTGCGGCGCGCCATTTATTTTCATTAATGAGGGCACGAGGATAGGTGATAAACTTCATGTTTTGCAACCGCAGCTTGTACAGCTTGGCACACAATGCCTGAAAAATTGCGGTAAAGGCAATTGTCTCATCAACCAGCATAGGACAATCACATATCCTGAACTCAATAGTTTCATAGAATGGATGTACCCGGATATCCCACCAGATCTTTTTGGCGTTATCAATGCAGTTGGTTTTTACCAGCAGCTTAATGTAATTGTCGTACTCCTCAATACTGCTAAAAGCGTCGGGTATGCCGGTACGCGGAAACTTATCAAACACCTTGGTACGGTATGATTTATAACCGGTATTACGCCCTTCCCAAAAGGGTGAATTGGCGCTCATGGCGAAAACGTGTGGCAAAAAGTAGCGTACCTGGTTGGCAATATGTATGGCCATCTCCCGCGATTGGATGCCCACATGCACATGTAAACCAAAAATAAGGTTCGAGCGGGCGGCATCCTGCAGTTCGTCTACAATTTCGTTATATCTTGGATGTTCAGTAATAAGCTGGCCCGCCCAGTGCGAAAAAGGATGCGTGCCGGCCGCACCTATACGCAAACCCATATCACCTGCCAGTTGGGCCACCGTAAGACGTAGTTTGCTCACCTCTTTACGTGCCTCCTCGGTGTTGCGGCAAATATGCGTGCCTACTTCCACTACAGCCTGGTGCATTTCTGCCTTTACCTGGTCTTCGTGAATGCGCTGGGCACCGTCTACAATCTTTTGTTCATGCGATTTTAGTTCCCGACTAACCGGGTCTATCACCATAAACTCTTCCTCAACCC
Protein-coding sequences here:
- a CDS encoding GMP synthase, producing the protein MTDTTSIKVAILDLYAGHPNQGMRCFQDILVRYKTDGQLNLSYQVFDVRGANEVPGTEFDIYISSGGPGSPIDSEGSDWENNYFKLIDAIDKHNQTTDGAKKHVLFVCHSFQLMCRRWQLGEVNLRHSPSFGALPVHLTPSGHSEAIFEDLSDPFYAVDSRSWQVINPDENRFKETGATLIAIEKERPYVEYPRAMMAIRFNEYFVGTQFHPEADAIGMKEYLITDEKKKEVIDEHGETKYHEMIERLEDPDKIMHTQNTIIPNFLHEAILSLQEA
- a CDS encoding carboxylate-amine ligase, with amino-acid sequence MNEFTIGVEEEFMVIDPVSRELKSHEQKIVDGAQRIHEDQVKAEMHQAVVEVGTHICRNTEEARKEVSKLRLTVAQLAGDMGLRIGAAGTHPFSHWAGQLITEHPRYNEIVDELQDAARSNLIFGLHVHVGIQSREMAIHIANQVRYFLPHVFAMSANSPFWEGRNTGYKSYRTKVFDKFPRTGIPDAFSSIEEYDNYIKLLVKTNCIDNAKKIWWDIRVHPFYETIEFRICDCPMLVDETIAFTAIFQALCAKLYKLRLQNMKFITYPRALINENKWRAARYGIDGKLIDFGKQQEVNTRALILELLDFVDDVVDDLGCRDDLQYIHQILEHGTGADRQLAVYQQKGNFVDVVDYITSQTLKGI